Proteins encoded in a region of the Pseudomonas shahriarae genome:
- a CDS encoding multidrug efflux RND transporter permease subunit, which produces MAFTDTFIRRPVLAMVVSLLIVLLGFQAYSKLPLRQYPSMENALITVTTAYPGANAETIQGYITQPLQQSLASAEGIDYMTSVSRQNFSVISIYARIGANSDRLFTELLAKANEVKNKLPQDAEDPVLSKEAADASALMYISFSSQQLSNPQITDYLSRVIQPKLATLPGMAEAEILGNQVFAMRLWLDPVKLAGFGLSASDVTDAVRHYNFLSAAGEVKGEYVVTSINANTDLKTAEAFAAITVKTDGDSRVLLGDVARVEMGAENYNAISSFGGTPSVYIGIKATPSANPLDVIKEVRKLMPELESQLPPNLKAEIAYDATLFIQASINEVVKTLFEAVLIVIVVVFLFLGALRSVVIPVVTIPLSMIGVLFFMQLMGYSINLLTLLAMVLAIGLVVDDAIVVVENIHRHIEEGKTPLDAALEGAREIAVPVVSMTITLAAVYAPIGFLEGLTGALFKEFALTLAGAVVISGIVALTLSPMMCALLLRHDENPTGLAHRLDRIFEGLKRRYQTMLHGTLNTRPVVIVFALIVLCLIPVFLKFTQSQLAPDEDQGIIFMMASAPQPTNLDYLNTYTDEFITIFKDFPEYYSSFQINGFNGVQSGIGGFLLKPWNERDRTQMQILPEVQKRLEQIPGLQVFGFNLPSLPGTGEGLPFGFVINTPNDYESLLQVADRVKKRAMESGKFAFVDIDLAFDKPEVVVDIDRAKAAQMGVSMQDLGSTLATLLAEAEINRFTIDGRSYKVIAQVERAYRDNPEWLNSYYVKNTQGELLPLSTLISISDRARPRQLNQFQQLNSALISGFPIVSMGEAIDTVRQIAIEETPAGYAFDYSGASRQFIQEGSALWVTFGLALAIIFLVLAAQFESFRDPLVILVTVPLSICGALIPLFLGWSSMNIYTQVGLVTLIGLISKHGILIVEFANQLRKDKGLTPREAVEEAAAIRLRPVLMTTAAMVFGMVPLIFATGAGAVSRFDIGMVIATGMSVGTLFTLFVLPCVYTLLAKREALAAAD; this is translated from the coding sequence ATGGCGTTTACCGACACGTTTATCCGCCGCCCGGTGCTGGCCATGGTGGTCAGCCTGCTGATCGTGCTCCTGGGTTTCCAGGCCTACAGCAAACTGCCACTGCGCCAATACCCATCCATGGAAAATGCCCTGATCACGGTGACTACCGCGTACCCCGGGGCCAATGCCGAGACGATCCAGGGCTATATCACCCAGCCGTTGCAGCAAAGCCTGGCAAGTGCCGAAGGCATCGACTACATGACCTCGGTCAGTCGCCAGAACTTCTCGGTGATTTCCATCTATGCGCGGATCGGCGCCAACAGCGACCGGCTGTTCACCGAGCTGCTGGCCAAGGCCAACGAGGTCAAGAACAAACTGCCCCAGGACGCCGAAGACCCGGTGTTGAGCAAGGAGGCCGCAGATGCCTCGGCGCTGATGTACATCAGCTTCTCCAGCCAGCAACTGAGCAACCCGCAGATCACCGACTACCTGTCGCGGGTGATCCAGCCCAAGCTGGCGACCCTGCCCGGCATGGCCGAAGCCGAGATCCTCGGCAACCAGGTATTTGCCATGCGCCTGTGGCTGGACCCGGTCAAGCTCGCGGGCTTTGGCCTGAGCGCCAGTGACGTCACCGATGCCGTGCGCCACTACAACTTCCTCTCCGCCGCCGGCGAAGTGAAGGGCGAGTACGTGGTCACCAGCATCAACGCCAACACCGATTTGAAGACCGCCGAGGCCTTCGCCGCCATCACCGTGAAGACCGATGGCGACAGCCGGGTGCTGCTGGGCGACGTGGCCCGGGTGGAAATGGGCGCGGAAAACTACAACGCCATCAGTTCCTTTGGTGGTACGCCTTCGGTGTACATCGGCATCAAGGCCACGCCCAGTGCCAACCCGCTGGATGTGATCAAAGAAGTACGCAAGCTGATGCCGGAGCTGGAATCCCAGTTGCCGCCCAATCTCAAGGCAGAAATCGCCTACGACGCCACGCTGTTTATCCAGGCGTCCATCAACGAAGTGGTCAAGACCCTGTTTGAAGCGGTGCTGATCGTGATCGTCGTGGTGTTCCTGTTTCTCGGGGCGCTGCGCTCGGTGGTGATCCCGGTGGTGACCATCCCGCTGTCGATGATTGGCGTGCTGTTTTTCATGCAACTGATGGGCTACTCCATCAACCTGCTGACACTGCTGGCGATGGTGCTGGCCATCGGCCTGGTGGTGGATGATGCCATTGTGGTGGTGGAGAACATCCACCGCCATATTGAAGAAGGCAAGACGCCACTGGACGCTGCGCTGGAAGGCGCGCGGGAGATTGCCGTGCCGGTGGTGTCGATGACCATCACCCTGGCGGCGGTGTATGCGCCCATCGGTTTCCTCGAGGGGCTGACCGGGGCGTTGTTCAAGGAGTTCGCCCTGACCCTGGCCGGTGCGGTGGTGATTTCCGGCATCGTCGCCCTGACCCTGTCACCGATGATGTGCGCCCTGCTGTTGCGCCACGACGAAAACCCCACGGGCCTGGCCCATCGCCTGGACCGCATCTTCGAAGGCCTCAAGCGCCGCTACCAGACAATGCTGCACGGCACATTGAACACCCGGCCGGTGGTGATCGTATTTGCCCTGATCGTGCTGTGCCTGATCCCGGTTTTCCTCAAATTCACCCAGTCGCAACTGGCCCCGGATGAAGACCAGGGCATCATCTTTATGATGGCCAGCGCACCGCAGCCGACCAACCTGGACTACCTGAACACCTACACCGACGAGTTCATCACGATCTTCAAGGACTTCCCGGAGTATTACTCCTCGTTCCAGATCAATGGGTTCAACGGGGTGCAATCGGGTATCGGCGGCTTCCTGCTCAAACCGTGGAACGAGCGCGACCGCACGCAGATGCAGATCCTGCCTGAGGTACAGAAACGCCTGGAGCAGATCCCCGGCTTGCAGGTATTCGGCTTCAACCTGCCATCACTGCCCGGTACCGGCGAAGGCCTGCCCTTCGGTTTTGTGATCAACACACCCAATGACTATGAGTCGTTGCTGCAAGTGGCCGACCGCGTGAAGAAACGGGCCATGGAGTCGGGCAAGTTCGCCTTTGTCGATATCGACCTGGCATTCGACAAACCCGAGGTGGTGGTGGACATCGACCGCGCCAAGGCGGCGCAGATGGGGGTGTCGATGCAGGATCTGGGCAGCACCCTGGCGACCTTGCTGGCGGAGGCGGAAATCAACCGGTTCACCATTGATGGGCGCAGCTACAAGGTCATCGCCCAGGTCGAGCGGGCCTACCGGGACAACCCCGAGTGGCTGAACAGTTACTACGTGAAAAACACCCAGGGCGAGCTGTTGCCGCTGTCGACCCTGATCAGCATCAGTGACCGCGCGCGCCCGCGCCAACTGAACCAGTTCCAGCAACTCAACTCGGCGCTGATCTCGGGCTTCCCGATTGTCAGCATGGGCGAGGCCATCGACACCGTGCGCCAGATCGCCATCGAAGAAACCCCGGCCGGCTACGCCTTCGACTACAGCGGCGCCTCACGCCAGTTCATCCAGGAAGGCAGCGCGCTGTGGGTCACCTTTGGCCTGGCGTTGGCCATCATCTTCCTGGTGCTGGCGGCACAGTTCGAGAGCTTCCGTGACCCGCTGGTGATCCTGGTGACGGTGCCGCTGTCGATCTGCGGCGCGTTGATCCCCTTGTTCCTGGGTTGGTCGAGCATGAACATCTACACCCAGGTGGGGTTGGTGACGTTGATCGGGCTGATCAGCAAGCACGGGATCCTGATCGTCGAGTTTGCCAACCAGCTGCGCAAGGACAAGGGCCTGACGCCCCGTGAAGCGGTGGAAGAAGCGGCGGCAATTCGCCTGCGCCCGGTGTTGATGACCACGGCAGCGATGGTGTTTGGCATGGTGCCGTTGATCTTTGCCACAGGGGCCGGGGCGGTCAGTCGGTTTGATATCGGGATGGTGATTGCTACGGGGATGTCTGTGGGTACGTTGTTTACGCTGTTTGTGTTGCCGTGTGTTTATACGTTGTTGGCCAAGCGTGAGGCCTTGGCGGCGGCGGATTGA
- a CDS encoding DUF1513 domain-containing protein, with protein MLRRQALAIGSVLLSAITLGGWTLFKRKGDSPLLLSARDDADGKHYAVGYRLDGSQVFATQVGQRCHDIINHPSLPIALFVARRPGTESYLVDLRDGTLLQTVTSQANRHFYGHAVIHKSGDWLYATENDTTDPGRGLLGVYRFEGERLVHSGEMSTHGIGPHQVSWMPDGETLIVANGGIRTEAESRVEMNLNAMEPSLVLMQRDGTLLSKETLSQPMNSVRHMGIASDGTILTGQQFMGPSQERSELLAIKRPGQPFVAFPVADEQLQAMGHYTASVAVHSELRLVALTAPRGNRFFIWDMDSGELRLDGPLPDCAGVGAVADGFVVTSGQGRCRFYDCRQPQLVAKPLDLPAGFWDNHLHLI; from the coding sequence ATGCTCAGGCGACAGGCTTTGGCCATCGGCAGCGTGCTGCTCAGTGCAATCACCCTGGGCGGCTGGACGCTGTTCAAGCGCAAGGGCGACAGCCCGCTGTTGCTGTCGGCCCGGGATGATGCCGACGGCAAGCACTACGCCGTGGGCTATCGCCTGGACGGCAGCCAGGTGTTCGCCACCCAGGTTGGCCAGCGTTGCCACGACATCATCAACCACCCGAGCCTGCCCATCGCGCTGTTCGTGGCGCGCCGTCCGGGCACCGAGAGCTACCTGGTGGACCTGCGCGACGGCACGCTGCTGCAAACCGTGACGTCCCAGGCCAACCGGCACTTTTATGGGCATGCAGTCATCCACAAGAGCGGCGACTGGCTATACGCCACGGAAAACGACACCACCGACCCCGGTCGCGGCCTACTGGGCGTGTACAGGTTCGAAGGTGAGCGCCTGGTACACAGCGGGGAGATGTCCACCCACGGCATCGGCCCGCACCAGGTGTCGTGGATGCCCGATGGCGAGACTCTGATCGTGGCCAATGGTGGCATTCGCACCGAGGCCGAAAGCCGGGTCGAGATGAACCTCAACGCCATGGAGCCGAGCCTGGTGCTGATGCAGCGCGACGGCACCCTGCTGAGCAAGGAAACCCTGAGCCAGCCAATGAACAGCGTGCGCCATATGGGGATCGCCAGCGATGGCACGATCCTCACCGGGCAACAGTTTATGGGGCCTTCCCAGGAGCGTTCCGAACTGTTGGCGATCAAGCGTCCGGGGCAACCGTTCGTGGCGTTCCCGGTGGCCGATGAGCAATTGCAGGCCATGGGGCACTACACCGCCAGCGTGGCCGTACACAGCGAGTTGCGTCTGGTGGCACTGACCGCGCCACGGGGCAATCGCTTCTTTATCTGGGACATGGACAGTGGCGAACTGCGCCTGGACGGGCCGTTGCCTGACTGCGCCGGCGTCGGCGCAGTGGCCGACGGGTTTGTCGTGACCTCTGGCCAGGGTCGTTGCCGTTTCTACGATTGCCGGCAGCCCCAACTGGTGGCCAAGCCCCTGGATCTGCCAGCTGGGTTTTGGGATAACCACCTGCATCTGATCTAA
- a CDS encoding efflux RND transporter periplasmic adaptor subunit, with amino-acid sequence MLRRRMLIMLAVVLLIVLLLGGYKAFSIYQQIQVFSAPKPPISVAVATAVEQPWQQRLPAVGTLKALQGVNLALEIAGTVKDVQFESGQKVKSGQPLVRLDSAVEDALLQTAQADLGLAQLDYGRGSQLVGSQAISKGEFDRLSAQLQKNKATVNQLKASLAKKHIVAPFSGTIGIRQVDVGDYLASGTVIATLQDLSSLYVDFYVPEQSVPKLAVGQGVQVQVSAYPKLTFPGTLSAINPKVESSTRNVLVRATLANPDNKLLPGMFSSLQVLLPDPQAQVVIPESAITYTLYGNSAYVVTQKKTEDGSLEKDANGQPILIAERRFIETGERRDGLVLITKGLSSGEQVVSAGQIKLDTGAHIAITADKNLPAAPGQPPRNDGSRN; translated from the coding sequence ATGCTGCGTCGTCGCATGCTGATCATGTTGGCCGTTGTGCTGCTCATCGTCCTGCTGCTGGGGGGCTATAAAGCCTTTTCCATCTATCAGCAGATCCAGGTCTTTTCCGCGCCCAAACCGCCGATCAGCGTGGCGGTGGCCACCGCGGTCGAACAACCGTGGCAACAGCGCCTGCCGGCGGTGGGTACGCTCAAGGCCTTGCAGGGGGTGAACCTCGCCCTGGAGATTGCCGGCACGGTCAAGGACGTGCAGTTCGAGTCGGGGCAGAAGGTCAAGTCCGGGCAGCCGCTGGTGCGGCTCGACAGTGCGGTGGAAGACGCCCTGCTGCAAACCGCCCAGGCCGACCTGGGTCTGGCCCAGCTCGATTACGGGCGCGGCAGCCAACTGGTGGGCAGCCAGGCGATCTCCAAGGGCGAGTTCGACCGGCTCTCGGCGCAACTGCAAAAAAACAAGGCCACGGTCAACCAGCTCAAAGCGTCCCTGGCCAAGAAACACATCGTCGCGCCGTTCAGCGGCACTATCGGCATTCGTCAGGTCGATGTGGGCGACTATCTGGCCAGCGGCACGGTGATTGCCACCTTGCAGGACCTGAGCAGCCTCTATGTGGACTTTTATGTGCCCGAGCAGTCGGTGCCCAAGCTGGCCGTGGGCCAGGGGGTACAGGTGCAAGTCTCGGCCTACCCGAAACTGACCTTCCCCGGCACCCTCAGTGCGATCAACCCGAAAGTCGAGAGCAGCACCCGTAACGTGCTGGTTCGAGCGACCCTGGCCAACCCGGACAATAAACTGCTACCGGGCATGTTCAGCAGCCTGCAAGTGCTGCTGCCCGACCCGCAAGCGCAGGTGGTGATACCGGAAAGTGCCATTACCTACACCCTCTACGGCAACTCAGCCTACGTGGTAACACAGAAAAAGACCGAGGACGGCAGCCTCGAAAAAGATGCCAACGGTCAACCGATCCTGATCGCCGAACGGCGCTTTATCGAAACCGGCGAACGGCGCGATGGCCTGGTGCTGATCACCAAAGGCCTGAGCAGTGGCGAGCAAGTGGTCAGCGCCGGGCAGATCAAGCTCGACACCGGTGCGCATATCGCCATCACTGCGGATAAAAACCTGCCGGCCGCCCCTGGCCAACCTCCGCGCAACGACGGTTCAAGGAACTGA
- a CDS encoding multidrug efflux RND transporter permease subunit, with translation MTFTDLFIRRPVLALVVSLLIVLLGWQAFGQLPLRQFPQMESALVTVTTVSPGASAETVQSYITQPLQKSLASAQGIDYMRSTSRQNVSIISIYGRVGADSDRLFTELLAKTNEVRNQLPRDIEDPVLNKVAADNTALMYLGFSSDTMNNAQITDVLLRVIQPRLVTLPGMAEAQIIGNQSFAMRIWLDPLKLAGFGLSASDVTQAIKRYNVQSIAGDATGELVVTSVTANTELQSVEGFRAITLKTNGDSQVRLGDVARVELGAQNYDSFSSFNGLPATYISIKPTPDANPLELGKRVRELMPLLQAQLPPHVQADIAYDSTLYINASIDHVLSSLLEAILIVVLVVFLFLGSLRAVVIPVITIPLSLVGTLFFMQLMGYSINVLTLLAMVLAIGLVVDDAIVMMENIHRHIERGKSPLEAAIKGAREVCVPVISMTITLAAVYAPIGFLQGLTGALFKEFALTLAGAVVISGIVALTLSPMMCALLLRPEEQPRGLPLVLDRLFNHLKQRYQRRLHQIMEAQSVVIVFALLILGLIPAMLTFTLSELAPDEDQGLIFILASAPQPSNLAYLNRYTQDFIALFKTLPEYQASFQINGLDGVHSGVGGFQLRPWDQRERTQMEVLAPLRKKLDSIPGLQVFAFNLPSLPGTGEGLPFGFVISSQQDHKSMLAVAERVKQRAIDSGKFAYVDIDLAFDRPEVVIDIDRAKAAQMGVSMQDLSLTLATLLAETEINRFRIDGNLYKVIAQVERTYRDNPDWLSHYNVKNAKGQLLPLSTLITVSSQQVRPRQLNQFQQLNSVLVSAYPIVGMSNALETVHAIAQEEAPAGYTFDYSNATRQFVQEGNALWGTFGLALAIIGLVLAAQFESLRDPLVILVTVPLSICGALIALFLGWSTLNIYTQIGLVTLIGLISKHGILIVEFANQLRKEQGLSARAAIEEAAAIRLRPVLMTTIATVLGVIPLVFSSGAGAVSRFDIGMVIATGMSIGTLFTLFVLPSVYTALAKRDMPAP, from the coding sequence ATGACGTTCACCGACCTGTTTATCCGCCGCCCCGTACTGGCCCTGGTGGTCAGCCTGTTGATCGTGTTGCTGGGCTGGCAGGCCTTTGGGCAATTACCATTGCGCCAATTCCCGCAGATGGAAAGTGCGCTGGTCACGGTGACCACGGTCTCTCCAGGCGCCAGTGCCGAGACCGTGCAGAGCTACATCACACAACCTCTGCAGAAAAGCCTGGCAAGCGCGCAAGGCATCGACTACATGCGCTCCACCAGCCGGCAGAACGTGTCGATTATTTCCATCTACGGGCGGGTCGGGGCCGACAGCGACCGGTTGTTCACCGAGCTGTTGGCCAAGACCAATGAAGTAAGGAACCAACTGCCTCGGGACATAGAGGATCCGGTGCTGAACAAGGTCGCGGCGGATAACACCGCGCTGATGTACCTGGGTTTTTCCAGCGACACCATGAACAATGCGCAAATCACCGACGTCCTGCTGCGTGTGATCCAGCCTCGCCTGGTGACTCTGCCGGGCATGGCCGAGGCCCAGATCATCGGCAACCAAAGCTTTGCCATGCGTATCTGGCTTGATCCGCTGAAACTCGCAGGCTTTGGTTTGAGCGCCAGCGATGTGACCCAGGCCATCAAGCGCTACAACGTACAGTCCATTGCCGGCGACGCTACAGGTGAATTGGTCGTTACCAGTGTCACGGCCAATACCGAACTGCAGTCGGTTGAAGGCTTCCGGGCCATCACCTTGAAAACCAACGGCGACAGCCAGGTCCGCCTCGGGGATGTGGCGCGGGTGGAGCTGGGAGCGCAGAACTACGACAGCTTCAGTTCATTCAATGGCCTGCCCGCGACCTACATCAGCATCAAGCCGACCCCCGACGCCAACCCGCTGGAGCTGGGCAAGCGCGTACGCGAACTGATGCCCCTGCTGCAGGCGCAGTTACCGCCTCATGTGCAAGCCGATATCGCCTACGACTCGACGTTGTACATCAACGCCTCTATCGACCATGTGCTGTCGAGCCTGCTGGAAGCCATCCTGATTGTGGTGTTGGTGGTGTTCCTGTTTCTGGGCTCTTTGCGCGCCGTGGTGATTCCCGTCATCACCATTCCCCTGTCGCTGGTCGGCACGCTGTTCTTCATGCAACTGATGGGCTACTCGATCAACGTCCTGACGCTGCTGGCCATGGTCCTGGCCATTGGCCTGGTGGTGGATGACGCCATTGTGATGATGGAGAACATTCATCGGCATATCGAACGAGGCAAGTCGCCCCTTGAGGCCGCGATCAAAGGCGCGCGGGAGGTGTGCGTGCCGGTCATTTCGATGACCATTACCCTGGCCGCGGTGTATGCGCCCATCGGTTTCCTGCAGGGGTTGACCGGGGCGCTGTTCAAGGAGTTTGCCCTGACCCTGGCCGGGGCCGTGGTGATTTCCGGTATCGTTGCGCTGACCCTGTCACCGATGATGTGCGCCCTGTTATTGCGCCCTGAAGAACAGCCACGGGGCCTGCCCCTGGTCCTGGACCGGCTGTTCAACCATCTGAAGCAGCGTTACCAGCGCCGCCTGCATCAGATCATGGAGGCGCAGTCGGTGGTCATCGTGTTCGCCCTGCTGATCCTCGGCCTGATTCCCGCCATGCTCACCTTCACCCTCTCCGAGCTGGCCCCCGATGAGGACCAGGGCCTGATCTTTATCCTCGCCAGCGCACCGCAGCCGAGCAACCTGGCCTACCTCAACCGTTACACCCAGGACTTCATCGCGCTGTTCAAGACCCTGCCCGAGTACCAGGCCTCGTTCCAGATCAATGGCCTCGATGGCGTGCATTCGGGGGTGGGCGGTTTCCAACTGCGCCCGTGGGACCAGCGCGAGCGCACGCAGATGGAGGTGCTGGCGCCGCTGCGCAAAAAGCTCGACAGCATCCCCGGCCTGCAAGTATTTGCCTTTAACCTGCCGTCCTTGCCGGGTACAGGCGAAGGCCTGCCTTTTGGTTTTGTCATCAGTTCCCAGCAGGACCACAAGTCGATGCTGGCGGTGGCCGAGCGCGTCAAACAGCGGGCCATCGACTCCGGGAAGTTTGCCTACGTGGATATCGACCTGGCCTTCGACCGGCCCGAAGTAGTGATCGACATTGACCGGGCCAAGGCCGCGCAAATGGGCGTGTCCATGCAGGACCTGAGCCTGACCCTGGCGACCCTGCTGGCTGAAACGGAAATCAACCGCTTCAGGATTGATGGCAATCTGTACAAGGTCATTGCCCAGGTCGAGCGCACCTACCGCGACAACCCGGACTGGCTGAGTCACTACAACGTCAAAAATGCCAAGGGCCAATTACTGCCCCTGTCGACGTTGATCACCGTCTCCAGCCAACAGGTACGCCCGCGACAGTTGAACCAGTTCCAGCAGCTCAATTCGGTGCTGGTCTCGGCTTACCCGATTGTCGGTATGAGCAACGCCCTGGAGACCGTACATGCCATCGCCCAGGAAGAGGCTCCGGCGGGCTACACCTTCGACTACAGCAACGCCACGCGCCAGTTTGTGCAGGAGGGCAATGCGCTGTGGGGTACGTTCGGCCTGGCGTTGGCGATCATCGGCCTGGTGCTGGCGGCCCAGTTTGAAAGCCTGCGTGACCCGCTGGTGATCCTGGTGACGGTGCCGCTGTCGATCTGCGGGGCATTGATTGCGCTGTTCCTCGGCTGGTCGACCCTGAACATTTACACACAAATCGGCCTGGTCACGCTGATCGGCCTGATCAGCAAGCACGGCATCCTGATCGTCGAGTTCGCCAACCAGTTGCGCAAGGAGCAGGGGCTGTCGGCGCGTGCCGCCATCGAAGAAGCCGCCGCGATCCGCTTGCGGCCGGTGCTGATGACCACCATCGCTACCGTGCTGGGGGTGATCCCGCTGGTGTTTTCCAGCGGTGCCGGCGCGGTCAGCCGGTTTGATATCGGCATGGTGATCGCCACCGGCATGTCGATCGGGACCTTGTTCACTTTGTTCGTCCTGCCGTCGGTGTATACGGCGCTGGCCAAGCGCGACATGCCCGCACCCTGA
- a CDS encoding efflux RND transporter periplasmic adaptor subunit, producing the protein MPGRRMITMLSIVLLVVLMLASYKAFWVYQQLQLLHAPKPPVSVAVATALEQPWQRQLPAAGTLKALQGINLSIEVPGVVTQLHFDSGQVVKQGQTLLQLENQAEQAALDVALADRSLARQNFQRGRELVAINAISQEEFDRLSAEFNRNNAVVEQRRTALDKKRIVAPFNGTLGIRQVNIGDYLQSATVIASLQDAHSLYVDFHIPEHAVQLIKIGQSVRIEVSARPGLSSLATISAIDPIVDTHTRNVLVRATLTHPPADLLPGMFAHLQVLLTNPGLHIVIEESAIAYSPYGQYVYVVAPRKNSEGRDELDAEGKPLLIAEQRLVETGERRDGTIVIAKGLAKGEQVVTAGQIKLQNGTPVRISIHRNQPDERPLAAQRENEK; encoded by the coding sequence ATGCCGGGCCGCCGGATGATTACCATGCTCAGCATCGTACTGCTGGTCGTGCTGATGCTCGCCAGCTATAAAGCGTTCTGGGTTTACCAACAGCTGCAGCTGCTGCATGCGCCAAAGCCGCCCGTCAGCGTGGCGGTGGCAACCGCCCTCGAACAACCCTGGCAGCGCCAGTTGCCCGCCGCTGGCACCCTCAAGGCATTGCAGGGCATCAACCTGAGTATCGAGGTGCCCGGCGTCGTCACCCAGTTGCACTTCGACTCCGGGCAAGTGGTCAAGCAAGGGCAAACCCTGCTGCAACTTGAGAATCAGGCCGAGCAGGCCGCGCTGGACGTGGCCCTGGCGGACCGCAGCCTGGCCCGGCAGAACTTCCAGCGCGGCCGCGAGCTGGTGGCGATCAACGCCATCTCCCAAGAGGAGTTCGACCGACTGTCCGCCGAGTTCAACCGCAACAATGCCGTCGTTGAACAACGTCGCACGGCGCTGGACAAAAAACGCATCGTCGCCCCGTTCAACGGCACCCTTGGCATCCGCCAAGTCAACATCGGTGACTACCTGCAAAGCGCCACCGTGATCGCCAGCCTGCAGGACGCCCATAGCCTTTACGTCGATTTCCACATCCCCGAGCACGCGGTTCAACTGATCAAGATCGGCCAGTCCGTGCGCATTGAAGTCTCGGCACGCCCAGGACTTTCCAGTCTCGCCACCATTAGCGCCATCGACCCCATCGTCGACACCCACACGCGAAATGTGTTGGTACGCGCCACCCTGACTCATCCGCCCGCCGACCTGTTGCCGGGTATGTTCGCCCACTTGCAGGTGCTGCTGACGAACCCGGGTTTGCATATCGTGATCGAGGAGAGCGCAATCGCCTACAGCCCCTATGGCCAGTATGTGTACGTCGTAGCCCCGCGCAAAAACAGCGAAGGCCGTGACGAGCTGGATGCCGAGGGCAAGCCGCTGCTGATCGCCGAACAACGCCTGGTCGAAACGGGCGAGCGACGCGATGGCACCATCGTGATTGCCAAAGGGCTGGCCAAGGGCGAACAGGTCGTTACTGCCGGCCAGATCAAATTGCAAAACGGTACCCCAGTGCGCATCAGCATCCACCGGAACCAACCTGATGAGCGTCCACTGGCGGCCCAACGGGAGAACGAAAAATGA
- a CDS encoding class I SAM-dependent methyltransferase produces MATPIKLEFSAKYDDRHAQQYLLKHQGKLARRLSHKRDEQLARGALAMAGEPGLVLDLPCGVGRFWPLLAEKPNRVIIGADNSEAMLSIATASQPADVLKRVRPLQTSAFDIDLPDNAVDSIFCMRLLHHIGDPAHRLALLKEFQRVTRDSVIISLWVDGNFKAWKRKRLELQRRNKSEQESYRNRFVLPAATVEAEFEQAGFRVQEYLDFIPLYAMWRVYVLRKR; encoded by the coding sequence ATGGCTACCCCTATCAAACTTGAATTTTCCGCCAAGTACGACGACCGGCACGCTCAACAATATCTGCTTAAACATCAGGGCAAGTTGGCGCGGCGGCTGTCGCACAAACGGGATGAGCAATTGGCCCGCGGTGCGCTGGCGATGGCCGGTGAGCCTGGCCTGGTGTTGGATCTGCCGTGCGGTGTCGGGCGTTTCTGGCCACTGCTGGCCGAAAAGCCCAACCGGGTGATTATCGGCGCGGACAATTCCGAGGCCATGTTAAGCATCGCCACTGCGTCGCAACCGGCGGATGTGCTCAAGCGGGTACGGCCCTTGCAGACATCAGCGTTTGATATCGACCTGCCAGACAACGCAGTGGACAGCATTTTCTGCATGCGTCTGCTGCACCACATCGGCGACCCGGCGCATCGACTGGCTTTATTGAAGGAATTTCAAAGGGTTACCCGCGATAGTGTGATCATTTCGTTGTGGGTGGATGGCAACTTCAAGGCCTGGAAACGCAAGCGCCTGGAATTGCAGCGCCGCAACAAAAGTGAGCAGGAGAGTTACCGAAATCGTTTTGTGTTACCGGCTGCTACTGTTGAGGCTGAGTTTGAGCAAGCTGGTTTTCGTGTCCAGGAGTATTTGGACTTCATACCGCTGTACGCCATGTGGCGGGTGTATGTATTGCGCAAGAGGTAG
- a CDS encoding lipopolysaccharide kinase InaA family protein — MAVEYVAGSHVAPEERFDYFWRQQGEWVEEPNRRRGGESGVQRVIGTNGRLLYSKRQTGHTYRSWLHPFGRPTVLRERDALRGLRLLDVGVPELVFCGARRDPDQQWKALLVTAALDGFVDIDSWYAADGRAQCGELVHERLLAELAQTLARMHKGRWQHGCLYSKHIFVRVSGAAEGATVEVALLDLEKSRQRLTARRAADHDMQQLRRHSSWNAADWQKLSYFYEAAFGSAIKGLT, encoded by the coding sequence ATGGCAGTTGAGTACGTAGCAGGCAGTCACGTAGCTCCCGAAGAGCGCTTCGATTACTTCTGGCGGCAGCAGGGCGAGTGGGTCGAGGAGCCCAATCGGCGTCGAGGGGGCGAAAGCGGCGTACAGCGGGTAATCGGCACCAATGGGCGCTTGCTCTACAGCAAGCGCCAGACAGGTCACACCTATCGCAGTTGGCTGCATCCTTTTGGGCGGCCCACGGTGTTGCGCGAGCGCGATGCGCTCAGGGGCCTGCGCTTGCTCGATGTGGGGGTTCCGGAACTGGTGTTCTGTGGCGCCCGTCGTGATCCGGACCAACAGTGGAAGGCTTTGCTGGTGACGGCGGCTTTGGATGGCTTTGTGGATATCGACAGCTGGTACGCCGCCGATGGCCGTGCGCAATGTGGGGAACTGGTGCATGAGCGCCTGCTAGCTGAGTTGGCGCAAACCCTGGCGCGCATGCACAAGGGGCGCTGGCAGCATGGCTGCCTGTACAGCAAGCATATTTTTGTGCGGGTCAGCGGGGCGGCAGAGGGCGCGACGGTCGAAGTGGCGCTGCTGGATCTCGAGAAGAGTCGCCAACGCTTGACCGCCCGCCGGGCCGCTGACCATGACATGCAGCAGTTGCGGCGCCATTCGTCGTGGAATGCCGCCGACTGGCAAAAACTCAGCTACTTTTACGAAGCGGCGTTTGGCAGCGCTATCAAGGGTTTAACCTAA